A single window of Thalassoroseus pseudoceratinae DNA harbors:
- a CDS encoding glycosyltransferase family 2 protein, translated as MPIENASLSLPSRPNPDQTRLSVVLPVYNELSILPRLTEALVENLERTGCDFEVIYVNDGSSDGSEDLLDQIAKETPGVRVVHLARNFGQQAALQAGLSVASGDAVIVMDSDFQDDPAAITRFAERWREGFDVVYAVRVQRKENAVKRFLFRSFYRMLNRISRTPIPLDAGNFGLIDKRVVQSLLQLGETDRYFPGLRSWVGLRQTGVPVERLDRHDENPRVSFWGLVRLAKTAIFSFSTAPLSLFYFIAVISCAVCFSLTGFALYHKLFSGAATPGWTSGLMTASFFGALNAFGVAILGEYVVRIHDQVRGRPTFLIDRITGSSETEEAVTFDPFRFSSPTANTQAGQPFPDGNNWR; from the coding sequence ATGCCGATCGAGAACGCCAGCCTATCTCTTCCGTCGCGTCCAAATCCCGACCAAACACGGCTGTCGGTCGTGCTGCCGGTGTATAACGAGTTGTCGATTCTGCCCCGACTGACCGAGGCACTTGTAGAGAATCTGGAGCGGACCGGCTGCGACTTCGAGGTCATCTACGTCAACGATGGCAGTTCCGACGGCAGCGAAGATTTGCTCGATCAGATCGCCAAGGAAACACCGGGCGTGCGGGTCGTTCATTTGGCTCGAAACTTCGGTCAGCAGGCTGCCTTACAAGCGGGACTGAGTGTTGCCAGCGGCGATGCGGTCATTGTGATGGACTCCGATTTCCAAGACGATCCCGCCGCAATCACTCGCTTTGCGGAACGCTGGCGGGAAGGGTTCGACGTCGTCTACGCCGTCCGTGTGCAACGAAAAGAAAACGCCGTCAAACGGTTCCTGTTCCGCTCGTTCTATCGCATGTTGAATCGCATTTCGCGAACACCGATTCCGCTCGACGCAGGCAACTTCGGGCTGATCGATAAACGAGTCGTCCAGTCGCTTTTGCAACTCGGTGAGACAGATCGTTACTTCCCCGGCCTCCGCAGTTGGGTCGGTTTACGTCAGACGGGAGTGCCGGTCGAACGATTGGACCGACACGACGAAAACCCGCGAGTCTCGTTCTGGGGTCTGGTACGTCTGGCAAAGACCGCGATTTTCTCGTTCTCGACCGCTCCTCTCTCGCTGTTCTACTTCATTGCCGTCATTTCGTGTGCGGTGTGCTTCAGCCTGACGGGGTTTGCTCTCTACCACAAACTGTTCAGCGGAGCGGCAACGCCAGGCTGGACTTCGGGATTGATGACCGCTTCTTTCTTCGGTGCGTTGAACGCCTTCGGCGTGGCGATTCTCGGGGAATACGTTGTGCGAATCCACGACCAAGTTCGCGGGCGACCCACATTTCTGATCGATCGAATTACCGGTTCCAGCGAAACAGAGGAAGCTGTCACATTCGATCCCTTCCGGTTTTCATCGCCCACGGCAAACACGCAAGCCGGGCAACCGTTTCCAGATGGAAACAATTGGCGCTAG
- a CDS encoding class I SAM-dependent methyltransferase yields MDQRHLQEMAHLEDTYWWHVAKRDLVVELLKKHAPTAGIVVEGGIGSGRNLLEFQRLGFDVHGYDLLDASIEMAKQRGLEHVRRQDLHDAWPLEDGSVSAVVMLDVLEHMAEPVPVLEHAARVLKPDGVVILTVPAYPMLFGKWDEILGHHRRYTKRTLRRHAEQAGLDLAWCQHWNSFTLPAAMGMRLKERIRPQRDAAEFPRVPKWVNSLLLRCAGLERSLLLRIGMPCGLSIAGVLQHADRERQPISSVASKSRPNTAVGRAAGV; encoded by the coding sequence ATGGATCAGCGCCACCTTCAGGAAATGGCTCACCTCGAAGACACGTATTGGTGGCATGTTGCCAAACGAGATCTGGTAGTTGAACTCTTGAAGAAACATGCCCCGACGGCTGGCATCGTCGTTGAGGGTGGAATCGGTTCCGGACGCAACTTATTGGAATTTCAACGACTTGGATTCGATGTCCATGGCTATGATCTGCTGGACGCTTCCATCGAAATGGCCAAGCAGCGAGGACTTGAACACGTTCGGCGACAAGACCTCCACGACGCTTGGCCGCTTGAAGATGGTTCCGTCTCGGCCGTGGTGATGTTGGATGTTCTCGAACACATGGCCGAACCGGTCCCGGTGCTGGAACACGCCGCTCGTGTCCTGAAACCCGATGGTGTGGTGATTCTCACGGTGCCGGCGTATCCGATGTTGTTCGGCAAATGGGATGAAATCCTCGGCCACCATCGCCGTTACACGAAGCGAACACTTCGGCGACACGCGGAGCAAGCCGGACTCGATCTTGCGTGGTGTCAGCACTGGAATTCATTCACGTTGCCTGCTGCGATGGGAATGCGACTGAAAGAGCGAATTCGCCCCCAACGAGACGCCGCCGAGTTCCCACGGGTGCCGAAGTGGGTGAACTCTCTGTTGTTGCGTTGTGCCGGATTGGAACGGAGCTTGCTTCTACGGATCGGAATGCCATGCGGATTGTCTATCGCCGGAGTGCTGCAACATGCCGATCGAGAACGCCAGCCTATCTCTTCCGTCGCGTCCAAATCCCGACCAAACACGGCTGTCGGTCGTGCTGCCGGTGTATAA
- a CDS encoding sulfatase-like hydrolase/transferase, with product MSHLVDRILRVPSVLLCLVCGLCLSGCGQQATLFNVAKSAEESTKTESTTDSLGLDSVIDQLQTLSPIAVPAEVQNGLEQANEALRKLERMKRSNREAIRDANRQVRVMNPARSPNIVMIVAPRLAANDLGVYGQEPTITPNLDRMAENGVRFLSFHGASPDPLASRWSLLTGQLPSQADEEAEPRFQLRNSRCNVAETLWQAGYDTGFIGVWGAPDNAPLDTPLNHGFDEWMGVLPYSAMDDPTPDNIWLGEEQPLQPIAQNNAQPGFTAGDLFVRESLRFFRTQRGGRRPFYLQLHLPNYMGYPAALLDRIPPTRDGLGQTANRYAAGLMMMDQDVGRILSGLEVLGLTNRTAVFFTAFTGPDPNNAAALNGLGSLGPYQFAPHGLGQANLQVPLIARFPGFFPTNRLGLPPAVVWDLHPTLAELAWAIQKPTFLPGTSLMPEIYGRRELAERVLYWRYRMAQAARLGPWKAVKSAGVNDVLLYDLVNDPGERTDVAAEHPEIVNRLTIAE from the coding sequence ATGAGTCACCTTGTTGATCGTATTCTCCGCGTTCCGTCGGTCCTTCTGTGCCTGGTGTGCGGACTCTGTTTGAGCGGTTGTGGTCAGCAAGCCACATTGTTCAACGTCGCCAAATCCGCCGAAGAATCAACCAAGACAGAATCCACAACGGATTCCCTGGGGTTGGATTCCGTAATTGATCAACTGCAAACTCTTTCTCCGATTGCAGTTCCGGCGGAAGTCCAGAATGGATTGGAACAAGCGAACGAGGCTCTTCGCAAATTGGAACGGATGAAACGATCCAATCGGGAAGCCATCCGTGACGCCAATCGCCAGGTCCGTGTGATGAACCCGGCACGTTCGCCGAATATCGTGATGATTGTTGCCCCCCGCTTGGCTGCAAATGATTTGGGGGTCTATGGACAAGAACCCACGATCACGCCGAACTTGGATCGAATGGCTGAGAATGGGGTTCGATTTCTGAGTTTTCACGGTGCGAGTCCTGATCCATTGGCTTCCCGGTGGTCGCTGCTGACGGGACAACTGCCGAGTCAAGCCGATGAGGAAGCCGAACCACGTTTCCAACTTCGAAACAGCCGCTGCAATGTCGCCGAGACGCTTTGGCAGGCCGGTTATGACACGGGCTTCATCGGCGTTTGGGGCGCTCCGGACAACGCACCGCTCGACACCCCGCTCAATCATGGATTTGATGAATGGATGGGCGTGCTGCCCTACTCTGCGATGGATGATCCCACGCCAGACAATATCTGGCTCGGTGAGGAACAACCCCTTCAACCAATCGCGCAAAACAATGCACAGCCTGGGTTTACTGCGGGCGACTTATTCGTGCGGGAATCGCTACGGTTCTTTCGGACACAGCGTGGCGGACGACGTCCGTTTTATCTTCAGCTCCATCTGCCCAACTACATGGGGTATCCCGCAGCGTTGTTGGATCGAATTCCACCGACCCGCGACGGGTTGGGTCAAACTGCAAACCGCTATGCCGCCGGTCTGATGATGATGGACCAAGATGTGGGACGGATACTCAGTGGTTTGGAGGTCCTGGGACTGACAAACCGAACGGCTGTCTTTTTCACCGCGTTCACCGGTCCAGACCCGAACAACGCCGCTGCTTTGAATGGACTCGGAAGTCTGGGTCCGTATCAATTTGCACCGCACGGGTTGGGGCAGGCCAACCTGCAGGTTCCGTTGATCGCTCGATTCCCCGGCTTCTTTCCCACGAATCGCCTCGGATTGCCACCAGCGGTCGTTTGGGACTTGCATCCAACACTCGCGGAACTGGCCTGGGCAATTCAAAAACCGACATTTCTCCCCGGAACTTCTCTGATGCCAGAGATTTACGGCCGGAGAGAATTAGCCGAACGGGTTTTGTATTGGCGGTACCGGATGGCACAGGCGGCTCGTTTGGGGCCATGGAAAGCCGTGAAATCCGCGGGTGTGAACGATGTGTTGCTCTACGACTTAGTGAACGATCCCGGTGAAAGAACGGATGTCGCTGCGGAGCATCCGGAAATCGTCAACCGTCTGACAATCGCGGAATAG
- a CDS encoding FtsW/RodA/SpoVE family cell cycle protein yields MSQRDHNERIRRTPWLLVFCPLALMLIGLTGIDRGDALATSGDYFSKQAVWMCLAMPAMLAATWIPYRLFKPLVWPLFLVSVILLIAVFFLPARNGSRRWIPLGPISLQPSELTKLAFILALSRYLMYRRNYRQLTGLLIPFLVAMVPIGLILREPDLGTSLVFIPVLFGMLFTAGARPRHLISLVLLGVSLTPVLWMGMSAEQKSRVVTLFTQADGGPAPRGDGYHLHQSKQVLALGGPWGSELGGMSVTNPYAYHLPAARTDFVFCLIGERWGFGGCVLTLGLYLCLIGRGLLVAAATREPFGRLVAVGIVTQFATQAIINAGMTVGLMPITGLTLPLLSYGGSSLVATCFSIGLLINIGMHPGYEMHGDPFRFD; encoded by the coding sequence ATGTCACAAAGGGATCACAACGAACGAATTCGCAGGACACCTTGGCTTCTGGTGTTTTGCCCGCTGGCGTTGATGTTGATCGGGCTGACCGGTATCGATCGCGGCGATGCATTGGCAACAAGTGGAGATTACTTCTCCAAGCAAGCGGTCTGGATGTGTCTCGCGATGCCCGCCATGTTGGCCGCGACATGGATTCCCTACCGACTCTTCAAACCGCTCGTATGGCCCTTGTTTCTGGTCAGTGTAATCCTGCTCATCGCGGTTTTCTTCTTGCCGGCACGCAACGGTTCTCGACGATGGATTCCGCTGGGGCCAATTAGTCTTCAGCCGTCCGAATTGACGAAGCTAGCGTTTATTTTGGCGTTGTCGCGTTACCTGATGTATCGCCGGAACTACCGGCAACTCACGGGGTTACTGATCCCGTTTCTGGTGGCTATGGTGCCGATTGGGCTCATCCTGCGAGAGCCCGACCTGGGAACATCGCTTGTCTTCATTCCCGTCCTGTTCGGAATGCTGTTCACAGCCGGTGCTCGCCCCCGACATTTGATCTCGCTTGTCTTGCTTGGCGTCAGTCTCACGCCTGTGCTTTGGATGGGCATGAGTGCCGAACAGAAATCACGGGTGGTCACATTGTTCACACAGGCTGACGGTGGACCGGCTCCGCGTGGTGACGGCTACCACCTTCACCAATCGAAGCAAGTCTTGGCGTTGGGGGGCCCGTGGGGGAGTGAATTGGGCGGCATGTCGGTGACCAATCCGTATGCTTACCACCTTCCGGCAGCTCGGACCGACTTTGTGTTCTGTTTGATCGGCGAACGCTGGGGTTTCGGGGGTTGTGTGCTGACTTTGGGGCTGTATCTGTGTCTGATTGGTCGAGGACTTCTCGTCGCTGCCGCGACTCGGGAACCGTTTGGGCGATTGGTGGCTGTTGGAATCGTGACGCAATTCGCAACTCAGGCCATCATCAACGCCGGAATGACCGTTGGCCTGATGCCCATCACCGGCCTGACCTTGCCGCTCCTGAGCTACGGTGGTTCAAGCTTGGTGGCGACGTGTTTTTCGATCGGTCTACTGATCAATATCGGTATGCACCCCGGCTACGAGATGCATGGCGACCCGTTCCGCTTCGATTGA
- a CDS encoding TlpA disulfide reductase family protein, translating to MRQYIHPCSRLLVLVLALCTAVGCSSSKTDDDNGEVKPPQEDLGGPLPGEPEVAYQPWAETAASIESSPGSVTAVMFWSEGTKFVEEEINEFVRMAKIFRDEDVEFVSVNLNSALNDTDDRKTRVKAVQKFLTEHEANFRHLLSVAPQFELLMSTGSVRFPAIFLYDKTGKLRHKISVSLDSDKDSPLPIRSDVIPQVKLLLEEETPAEDANKTPEKTNESEEKPSQPESKPVAKSDVELQTLNWEQTQEIVAKHRGKVVVLDLWSNHCLPCMQEFPNLVKLQASYPEQVKCISFNMDYQGNGKPESNREFVMEFLNSQNATLTNVMSNVADEKLYDKLKLGSLPAIYVYGQDGNVAKRFDANSAGEFTYEADVIPLVKELLAAK from the coding sequence ATGAGACAATACATCCATCCCTGTAGCCGGTTACTGGTTTTGGTTCTGGCATTATGCACGGCGGTTGGCTGCTCTTCCTCGAAGACGGATGATGACAACGGCGAAGTCAAACCTCCGCAGGAAGACTTGGGAGGACCGTTGCCAGGTGAGCCAGAGGTCGCCTACCAACCGTGGGCAGAAACTGCCGCCTCGATTGAGTCGTCACCCGGTTCGGTTACGGCGGTCATGTTTTGGAGTGAAGGAACCAAGTTCGTTGAGGAGGAAATCAACGAATTTGTCCGGATGGCGAAGATCTTCCGAGACGAAGACGTCGAGTTTGTGAGTGTCAATCTCAATTCCGCGCTCAACGATACCGACGATCGTAAAACTCGTGTCAAAGCGGTTCAGAAGTTCTTGACCGAACATGAAGCGAACTTTCGGCATCTGCTTTCTGTCGCACCGCAGTTTGAATTGTTGATGTCCACCGGCTCGGTTCGCTTTCCGGCGATTTTCCTGTACGACAAGACCGGCAAGTTGCGGCACAAAATTAGTGTTTCGCTCGATAGTGACAAAGACAGCCCGCTGCCAATTCGTTCCGACGTGATTCCGCAAGTCAAGTTGCTACTCGAAGAAGAAACGCCCGCGGAAGACGCAAACAAGACGCCCGAAAAAACGAACGAATCCGAGGAAAAGCCTTCTCAACCAGAGAGCAAACCGGTCGCGAAAAGCGATGTCGAGTTGCAAACGCTCAACTGGGAGCAAACCCAGGAAATCGTCGCCAAACACCGTGGAAAAGTCGTGGTCCTCGATCTTTGGTCGAACCATTGTCTGCCTTGCATGCAGGAGTTTCCCAACCTTGTGAAATTGCAGGCGTCTTATCCGGAACAGGTCAAATGCATCTCGTTCAACATGGATTACCAGGGGAACGGCAAACCGGAATCGAACCGGGAATTTGTCATGGAGTTCCTGAATTCGCAGAACGCAACGCTGACGAACGTGATGTCGAATGTTGCCGACGAGAAACTCTACGACAAACTCAAATTGGGATCGTTGCCGGCAATTTACGTCTACGGGCAGGATGGGAATGTGGCGAAACGATTCGATGCGAACAGCGCCGGGGAATTCACGTATGAAGCGGATGTGATTCCCTTGGTCAAAGAATTGTTGGCCGCCAAGTGA
- a CDS encoding DUF480 domain-containing protein: MLETPPEESSVPLTELTRQQRRVIGTLIEKGLTTPDSYPLTLKALTTGCNQKSNRDPVTGYSEDQVADVLEQLREMGLVGEIHTDSGRAPRYRHYIRHRLTITEPQLAIMGELLLRGKQRLGELRARASRMVPIENLEQLREALAGMLDQSWVQSSGNLERRGTMVDHGFYRAKENMVLQPTDDADESQDFDEPVSAPRSQATPAAIAANAVTTEQFTELQSEVVALREDNQKLRDDVLTLRNELGRLGDDFQRLRQELGG; encoded by the coding sequence ATGTTGGAGACGCCACCGGAAGAAAGTTCCGTTCCACTCACCGAACTCACCAGACAACAACGGCGAGTGATTGGCACATTGATTGAAAAGGGGTTAACCACCCCAGATTCTTACCCGTTGACGTTGAAAGCATTGACGACGGGCTGCAATCAGAAAAGTAACCGGGATCCCGTAACCGGGTACAGCGAAGACCAGGTCGCTGATGTTCTCGAGCAACTCCGAGAAATGGGCCTGGTTGGGGAGATTCACACCGATTCTGGACGTGCCCCCCGTTATCGGCATTACATTCGGCATCGGCTGACGATTACCGAACCGCAGTTGGCAATCATGGGCGAACTTCTGCTCCGCGGCAAACAGCGGCTCGGTGAACTTCGTGCTCGCGCAAGTCGAATGGTTCCCATCGAGAACCTGGAACAACTCCGTGAAGCACTCGCGGGCATGTTGGATCAAAGCTGGGTGCAAAGCAGCGGCAACCTTGAACGCCGCGGCACGATGGTCGATCACGGTTTCTACCGAGCCAAGGAGAATATGGTTCTCCAGCCGACGGACGACGCAGACGAATCTCAGGACTTTGATGAACCCGTATCGGCCCCACGATCGCAGGCAACCCCCGCAGCGATCGCGGCAAATGCCGTGACGACTGAGCAATTCACCGAACTCCAAAGCGAAGTGGTCGCCCTCCGGGAAGACAATCAGAAGTTGCGGGATGATGTCCTCACGCTTCGGAATGAACTCGGGCGTTTGGGTGACGACTTTCAGCGACTGCGTCAGGAACTTGGTGGTTGA